A part of Synergistales bacterium genomic DNA contains:
- a CDS encoding DegT/DnrJ/EryC1/StrS family aminotransferase gives MREIPLSSGQISDGDIQAVLAVLRSGRVALGPEIAAFEQAVAETVGVRHAVACSSGTAALHVTLEALGVGPGDVVLTTPFSFISSSNVILMTGAAPLFGDIDPETLVPSPETLRQTIEGVRQGAVTLPGEDAPLAPERLRGMLLVDVFGMPAPLAEYERIATEYGLFFVEDSCEALGTRAFGRMCGAFGDAGAFAFYPNKQITTGEGGMIVTDRDDIAATVRSLINQGRDDSGAWLAHVRLGYNYRIDEMSAALGRSQIGRLDAIVDRRAAVAERYGRRLASIPGVTPPAPGDWCDRMSWFVYVVRLDEGIDRDAVMEALQARGVACKPYFTPIPYQPFYAERFGFAEGDFPGLEAVCASVLALPFYTDLSDEEIDYVTDSLHEALHGAAG, from the coding sequence GTGCGTGAGATCCCCCTTTCCAGCGGACAGATCAGCGACGGCGACATCCAGGCCGTGCTGGCGGTGCTCCGGTCGGGCCGTGTGGCCCTGGGCCCGGAGATCGCCGCCTTCGAGCAGGCCGTCGCCGAAACGGTGGGGGTGCGGCACGCCGTGGCCTGCTCCAGCGGCACGGCGGCGCTGCACGTGACCCTGGAGGCACTGGGTGTCGGGCCGGGCGATGTGGTGCTCACCACGCCCTTCAGCTTTATCTCCAGCAGCAATGTGATCCTCATGACGGGGGCGGCGCCGCTCTTTGGGGATATCGATCCCGAAACGCTGGTGCCCTCGCCGGAAACGCTCCGGCAGACCATCGAGGGCGTGCGCCAGGGGGCCGTCACCCTCCCCGGCGAGGATGCCCCCCTGGCCCCGGAACGCCTCAGGGGGATGCTGCTGGTGGATGTCTTCGGCATGCCCGCGCCGCTGGCCGAGTACGAGCGGATCGCCACGGAGTACGGGCTGTTCTTTGTGGAGGACAGCTGCGAGGCCCTGGGCACCAGGGCGTTCGGGCGGATGTGCGGGGCCTTCGGCGACGCCGGCGCCTTCGCCTTCTACCCCAACAAGCAGATCACCACCGGCGAGGGCGGCATGATCGTCACCGACCGCGACGACATCGCGGCGACGGTCCGGTCGCTGATCAACCAGGGGCGGGACGACAGCGGCGCCTGGCTCGCTCATGTGCGGCTGGGCTACAACTACCGGATCGACGAGATGTCGGCGGCCCTGGGCCGGTCGCAGATCGGCCGGCTCGACGCGATCGTGGACCGGCGCGCCGCAGTGGCCGAACGGTACGGCCGGCGGCTCGCTTCGATCCCCGGGGTGACCCCGCCGGCGCCGGGTGACTGGTGCGACCGGATGAGCTGGTTTGTCTACGTGGTGCGCCTGGATGAAGGGATCGACCGGGACGCCGTCATGGAGGCCCTCCAGGCCAGGGGTGTGGCCTGCAAGCCCTACTTCACGCCCATCCCCTACCAGCCCTTCTACGCCGAGCGGTTCGGGTTCGCGGAGGGCGACTTCCCGGGGCTCGAAGCGGTCTGCGCCTCGGTGCTGGCGCTGCCGTTCTACACCGATCTGTCCGACGAGGAGATCGACTATGTGACAGACAGCCTCCACGAGGCCCTTCATGGTGCGGCGGGCTAA
- a CDS encoding BMP family ABC transporter substrate-binding protein produces MYREEVTAAVKRWIAMLAALSLLSAAAAACAAPLEVALVIGDTLGDKSFYDSSNAGLEKAQRELEVRGRVLECRGDPGAYLPSLRRAARNADLVFVVGFELEEAFEEVVPRFPETDFVRIDMSGDVAHASYVDFKENEGAFLAGALAGLMTRTGTIGAVCGEDVPVIRNFLAGYRQGAGYVDSDIEILVAFVDSWADPAGGRETALSLHSRGADVIFQIAGGSGEGVIRAAREGGFRAIGVDAPQEWLAPDHVLGSMVKRCDVAVYDLIKARLDGSYKAGHTYSLGFREGGVGLSWTPEMKRNVPEDLQERLRGIEQQLIDGEIAVDAYRDKP; encoded by the coding sequence ATGTACAGAGAAGAGGTGACTGCAGCCGTGAAGAGATGGATTGCGATGCTTGCCGCGCTGTCGCTGCTCAGTGCTGCTGCTGCGGCCTGCGCCGCGCCGCTGGAGGTGGCCCTGGTCATCGGCGATACCCTGGGGGACAAATCCTTCTACGACAGCTCCAACGCCGGGCTGGAGAAGGCCCAACGGGAGCTGGAGGTGCGGGGGAGGGTGCTGGAGTGCCGGGGTGACCCCGGTGCCTATCTGCCCTCCCTCCGGAGGGCGGCCCGGAACGCCGACCTGGTCTTTGTGGTGGGCTTCGAGCTGGAGGAGGCCTTCGAAGAGGTTGTTCCGCGGTTCCCGGAGACCGATTTCGTCCGGATCGACATGTCCGGCGATGTGGCCCACGCCAGCTATGTGGACTTCAAGGAGAACGAGGGCGCCTTCCTCGCCGGCGCCCTGGCGGGATTGATGACCAGGACCGGCACGATCGGCGCCGTCTGCGGCGAGGATGTCCCGGTGATCCGAAACTTCCTGGCGGGCTACAGGCAGGGCGCCGGGTACGTGGATTCCGACATCGAGATCCTTGTCGCTTTTGTGGACAGCTGGGCCGATCCCGCCGGGGGCAGGGAGACGGCCCTCTCCCTGCACAGCCGGGGCGCCGACGTGATCTTCCAGATCGCCGGCGGGAGCGGCGAGGGTGTGATCCGGGCGGCCAGGGAGGGGGGCTTCCGGGCTATCGGCGTGGACGCTCCCCAGGAGTGGCTGGCCCCGGATCATGTGCTGGGCAGCATGGTGAAACGCTGCGACGTGGCCGTCTACGACCTGATCAAGGCCAGGCTCGACGGCAGCTACAAAGCGGGTCACACCTACAGCCTGGGGTTCAGGGAGGGCGGTGTGGGGCTCTCCTGGACGCCGGAGATGAAGCGGAATGTCCCCGAGGACCTGCAGGAGCGGCTCCGTGGAATCGAACAGCAGCTCATCGACGGGGAGATCGCCGTCGATGCGTACCGGGACAAGCCGTAG
- a CDS encoding transcriptional repressor — protein sequence MAADIQKSSDGSDGMPGRHGRRGHDRAPGERRWYIQTLKEAGYRVTSQRRTIIDVLLAHRGEHLNARELMDHIAGEDPGVGFATVYRTLEILVETNLLHQINLEEGFARYEVPDDRMHIHLFCCRCGRVIHLPEDGDKEQTLAAWAEGTGFSLLPQTLELQGLCEDCRREAAAPGRPRRRGRCGNRIVENGPWCPQVRGQGG from the coding sequence ATGGCGGCGGATATCCAAAAGAGCAGCGACGGGAGTGATGGCATGCCGGGACGCCACGGCAGGAGAGGTCACGACAGAGCGCCGGGGGAACGCCGATGGTACATCCAGACCCTCAAGGAGGCGGGGTACCGGGTCACCAGCCAGCGCCGGACCATTATCGACGTCCTGCTGGCCCACAGAGGCGAGCATCTCAACGCACGGGAGCTGATGGACCATATCGCCGGGGAGGACCCCGGCGTGGGCTTCGCTACGGTCTACCGGACGCTGGAGATCCTGGTGGAGACAAATCTGCTGCACCAGATCAACCTGGAGGAGGGGTTCGCCCGCTACGAGGTGCCCGACGACCGCATGCACATCCACCTCTTCTGCTGCCGCTGCGGCAGGGTGATCCACCTCCCCGAGGACGGCGACAAGGAGCAGACCCTCGCCGCCTGGGCGGAGGGCACGGGATTCTCGCTGCTGCCGCAGACCCTGGAGCTCCAGGGGCTCTGCGAGGACTGCCGGAGGGAGGCGGCCGCCCCCGGCAGGCCGAGACGACGTGGCCGGTGCGGCAACCGGATCGTCGAGAATGGGCCCTGGTGCCCACAAGTCCGGGGCCAAGGGGGCTT